Proteins found in one Arthrobacter pascens genomic segment:
- the rho gene encoding transcription termination factor Rho — MTETTELSSAVELSSSAAGSSTAAPAKSSGLAGLKLAQLQALASQLGISGGSRMRKGDLVSAISAHRAGTSAPKAPARAAEKASQNHVAAEAAAPAAAASETSEAPAAEGTRARGRGRSRRAGSDGVVAAPGSESAAADAPAAPAVEAPTAEGAGEAAADGAGERRQPRTRNRRRGEAAAAAPQATEAVEAPAEEPAAEQRTAERTETQRTETTQRTETQGSETGDAGQRSDRREGGRTRGARDNAPRENTRDNGDSSRDNAGSRDAGQREGNRRDDTREAGRDNRDSDDSDGGSRRNRRNRRDRNDRNDRSGGQDGRDNNSRNDRFRDRNDRRRGRAQGPDVDDVEVTDDDVLLPVAGILDVLENYAFIRTSGYLPGPNDVYVSLAQVKKYNLRKGDAVVGAIRAPRDGEDRSQQSARQKFNALVRVTSVNGKTGEELKDRVEFAKLVPLYPSERLRLETDPKKIGPRVIDLVAPIGKGQRGLIVSPPKAGKTLILQSIANAITTNNPEVHLMMVLVDERPEEVTDMQRTVKGEVIASTFDRPADDHTTVAELSIERAKRLVEMGMDVVVLLDSMTRLGRAYNLAAPASGRILSGGVDSAALYPPKRFFGAARNIENGGSLTILATALVETGSKMDEVIFEEFKGTGNMELRLSRQLADKRIFPAVDVNASGTRREENLLSPEEVKIMWKLRRVLSGLETQQSLELLTNKIRETQSNVEFLMQVQKTTLGAKSDNDK; from the coding sequence GTGACCGAAACCACTGAGCTGTCTTCAGCTGTGGAACTATCATCTTCTGCTGCCGGATCGTCAACGGCCGCACCCGCCAAGAGCAGCGGCCTTGCCGGCCTTAAGCTCGCCCAGCTGCAGGCACTTGCCAGCCAGTTGGGTATTTCCGGCGGATCCCGCATGCGCAAAGGGGACCTGGTCTCGGCCATTTCCGCCCACCGCGCCGGCACGTCAGCCCCCAAGGCCCCGGCCAGGGCTGCTGAAAAGGCGAGCCAAAACCACGTCGCTGCCGAAGCTGCCGCACCCGCTGCTGCAGCCAGCGAAACCTCGGAGGCTCCCGCCGCCGAGGGAACACGGGCACGTGGCCGTGGCCGCAGCCGCCGGGCCGGAAGTGACGGCGTAGTTGCCGCACCCGGCTCGGAATCCGCTGCCGCGGACGCACCGGCGGCCCCCGCCGTAGAGGCCCCAACCGCTGAAGGAGCCGGTGAAGCCGCCGCCGACGGCGCCGGCGAGCGTCGCCAGCCGCGCACCCGCAACCGCCGCCGCGGCGAAGCAGCAGCAGCGGCTCCGCAGGCGACGGAGGCCGTTGAAGCACCGGCCGAGGAGCCCGCCGCTGAGCAGCGAACCGCTGAACGCACCGAGACCCAGCGCACTGAGACGACCCAGCGCACTGAGACCCAGGGCAGCGAGACCGGTGACGCCGGCCAGCGTTCCGACCGCCGCGAAGGCGGCCGTACCCGCGGTGCACGGGACAACGCTCCACGGGAAAATACCCGCGACAACGGGGACAGCAGCCGCGATAACGCTGGCAGCCGTGACGCCGGACAGCGCGAAGGCAACCGCCGGGACGACACACGGGAGGCCGGCCGCGATAACCGCGACAGCGACGATTCAGACGGCGGCAGCCGCCGGAACCGCCGGAACCGGCGCGACCGTAACGACCGTAACGACCGCTCAGGCGGTCAGGACGGCCGGGACAACAATTCACGCAACGACCGTTTCCGCGATCGCAACGACCGCCGTCGCGGACGCGCACAGGGACCGGACGTTGACGACGTCGAGGTCACCGATGACGACGTCCTGCTGCCGGTCGCTGGCATCCTCGACGTGCTGGAGAACTACGCATTCATCCGTACTTCCGGCTACCTGCCGGGCCCGAACGATGTGTACGTGTCCCTGGCACAGGTCAAGAAGTACAACTTGCGCAAGGGTGACGCCGTCGTCGGCGCCATCCGGGCACCGCGTGACGGCGAAGACCGCAGCCAGCAGTCCGCCCGCCAGAAGTTCAACGCACTGGTCCGTGTCACGTCCGTGAACGGCAAGACCGGTGAAGAGCTGAAGGACCGTGTTGAGTTCGCCAAGCTGGTTCCGCTCTACCCGTCCGAGCGCCTGCGCCTGGAGACCGACCCCAAGAAGATCGGTCCCCGTGTCATTGACCTGGTCGCCCCGATCGGCAAGGGCCAGCGCGGCCTGATCGTCTCGCCTCCGAAGGCCGGCAAAACGCTCATCCTGCAGTCCATCGCGAACGCCATCACCACCAACAATCCTGAGGTCCACCTCATGATGGTGCTGGTTGACGAACGCCCTGAAGAAGTTACGGACATGCAGCGCACCGTCAAGGGCGAGGTCATTGCCTCAACCTTCGACCGTCCCGCCGACGACCACACCACTGTGGCCGAGCTCTCCATCGAACGCGCCAAGCGCCTCGTGGAGATGGGCATGGACGTTGTGGTGCTCCTGGACTCCATGACCCGTCTGGGCCGCGCCTACAACCTGGCGGCTCCCGCCTCCGGCCGTATCCTCTCCGGTGGTGTGGACTCCGCGGCGCTGTACCCGCCGAAGCGGTTCTTCGGTGCAGCCCGCAACATCGAAAACGGCGGCTCCCTGACCATCCTTGCAACGGCCCTCGTCGAGACCGGTTCCAAGATGGACGAGGTCATCTTCGAAGAGTTCAAGGGCACCGGCAACATGGAGCTCCGCCTGTCCCGCCAGCTGGCGGACAAGCGCATCTTCCCGGCCGTGGATGTCAACGCATCCGGTACGCGCCGCGAAGAGAACCTGCTTTCCCCCGAGGAAGTCAAGATCATGTGGAAGCTGCGCCGCGTCCTCTCCGGACTCGAAACGCAGCAGAGCCTTGAGCTGCTGACCAACAAGATCCGGGAAACCCAGAGCAACGTCGAGTTCCTCATGCAGGTCCAGAAGACGACGCTTGGTGCAAAGTCCGATAACGACAAATAG